Within Cytophagia bacterium CHB2, the genomic segment ATCTCCTTAGGATTGTCGATTGAATAACTTGCCCAAATCTCAAACCGCGAATGCACGCCAATAAACGCGAATTTTAAGATTAGCGAATATTCGCGTTTATTAGCGGTTCCCAAAATGAGTAGGTTATTTAAATGGCGTTCCTTAGAAAAGCGGTTTGCCGATCATCTCAAAAACCATGAAGAGAACTGTGCCCAGCGTCAGCGCGCCGAAAAATAAGGCAATGGCGCCGAATTTGACATTCTCCTTCATCTCGAGGCCGTAGGCCATAGCCGGCGCGGTGTTGACCGTGACGTCGCCGGTGATTTTTACCTGGCATGCCAAGCGTTCCTTCGGAGCATCGCCCAATTGCAGCTTCTCAAAAAAAGTTAGCGCGCTGAGACATTCTCCCGGCTTGACGGCGATTCTGTCCGTGCCGCACAAGCCAAAGCCGCGACAGTTGATAATTTTATTGACGCTGCCGTACACGCTCACGCCCGCTTGTTTTGCGGCTTTGCGCAAGCTGGTTCCGGCAGGCACTTCGACTTTGCGATTCTCGGCTTCGAAGTAAACGGTGGGCATTTACCTTTTCCTCCTTCAGTGATTTCTGGGTGCTGGTTTCTCGGCTCTGGTTGCTGGCTGGCAGGATGCGACACCAGCGACCAGCAACGAGCAACAGTTCAATGTTCCAACGTTTTCATGCTTTCGCGCGCACGCGTGGCCAGCTCACTTGACGCGTCCAGCGCAATAACCTTGTTCCACCATT encodes:
- a CDS encoding (2Fe-2S)-binding protein; this translates as MPTVYFEAENRKVEVPAGTSLRKAAKQAGVSVYGSVNKIINCRGFGLCGTDRIAVKPGECLSALTFFEKLQLGDAPKERLACQVKITGDVTVNTAPAMAYGLEMKENVKFGAIALFFGALTLGTVLFMVFEMIGKPLF